The Kaistella daneshvariae genomic sequence GTGAGCAGAATGCGACTTTTTTCTTCGACCAATCCGGAGATCTGAAACTGGAATTAAATGCAGAATATCGGGCCAATATTTACAAATTTTTAAATGCGGCGGTATTCGCTGATGCCGGAAATGTTTGGTTGGTGAATGACGATCCTACGCGCCCGGGCGGCAAGTTTTCGAAAGATTTCCTGAAAGAAATCGCAGTTGGCGCGGGTGTAGGTTTGCGGCTGGATTTTTCTATCCTCATTCTGCGATTAGACCTGGCAATGCCTTTGCGCGTACCGTATTACGAGGAAGGTGACCGGTGGACGTTTGATAAAATTAATTTTGGGGACAGTTCGTGGCGACGCGATAATTTGATATTGAACATCGCCATTGGCTATCCATTCTAAAACAAAAAAGATGAAAAAAGTAAAGTTTTTTTGGGAGACATTAAAGGAGACTTTCACGGAATGGAATAATAGCAACGCAACTAGCGATTCTGCGAGTTTAGCGTATTATGCCATTTTCTCCATTCCCGGTTTGCTTATCATCATCATTTGGATAGCCGGATATTTTTTTGGTGAAGAAGCAATTCGCGGTCAGATCGGCAACCAAATCAGCGATATGATGGGTTCTGATGTAGCAAAAAGCATCGAAGAAATGATTGCAAGCGCACTCATTGACAGGGAAAATATTTTTATGAAAATTTTGGGGATATTCGCACTCGTTTATGGTGCCACAACGATTTTTTTTCATCTGCAGAAATCATTGAACTCGCTCTGGGACGTAGAAGCCGCGCCCCGGAAAGCTTTGATAAAATTTATTTTAGACCGCGCCAATTCACTGGGAATGATTTTAGTCCTCGGCTTCCTGTTGATGATCACCATGATACTTTCCTCGCTGGTTAGCTTACTGAACAACTGGATTACGATGCGTTTGGGTCTGGAGACGTATGTGTTTATGGAAGTAGTAAATTATGTACTGGGTTTCGTTTTGGTTGTGGCGGTTTTTGCTTTTATGTTTAAAGTATTGCCAGATGTTGAAATTTCCTGGAGAGCGGTTTGGACTGGCGCAATTCTGACCGCCATATTATTTACCATCGGTAAATTTCTGCTTGGTTTATATTTCGCGGAATTAAAGCCTACTTCTGCTTTTGGCAAAGCCGGCACTGTGATTCTAATAATGATGTGGATTAATTATTCGTGTATGCTGATCTTTTTTGGCGCGGAATTCACCAAAATTTATTCGGTGAAGAAAGGATTTGCGATTACGCCTTCCCGACACGCAAAATGGAGCGCAGCAAAACTTTACGAAAAAGAACAGCAGAAGGAAATGGAAAAACTGAAGTCGCTGCAGGAAACGGAAAATATTACGGCGTAGATGTAGTATGAAGGATGGAGGATGATGGATGATGGATGATGGATGATGGATGATGGATGAAGGATGGAAAAAAAATACGCCGCTAAACAGGCATTTTTTTGGATATAGCAAAAAAAACTTCCAAAAAATTAATTTTGGAAGTTAAGTAGCCCGTAGGGGAGTCGAACCCCTCTTACCAGGATGAAAACCTGAGGTCCTAACCGATAGACGAACGGGCCAGTGCGTCTTGATATTGTTTACGCTAAGTTATTAACGTGTTTAGCTAATTTGCTTTTCAAGTTGGCAGCTTTGTTTTTGTGGATGATGTTTTTCTTCACCAATTTATCCAACAAAGAAACAACAGACGGCAATTGTGCAGCAGCAGCAGCTTTATCTTCTTCATTTCTGAATACTTTCAAAGCTGTTCTAGCAGTCTTGTGATAGTATCTGTTTCTTAATCTTTTCTTTTCGCTTTGTCTGATTCTTTTCAGAGCCGATTTATGATTTGCCATATCTTTCTAAAAACTTGGGTGCAAAGATAAAAAATCTTTTTTAATTACAAAATTCTTTTTATAAAAATTTCAAAATTTCAGTTGTAGCCTATAGGGGAATCGAACCCCTGTCGCAAGACTGAAAATCTTGAGTCCTTACCACTAGACGAATAGGCCTTTGCTTTGAGGACTGCAAAAGTATTAATTAACTTTTAATCCTGCAACACCGTTTCACTTTATTTGGAAAGTTTTTGGATGGTGGTATTTTTAACACCCTTATCCTCAAGTTCTTTCTGGGTTTTTACCGCTTCTTCCAACGTTGCAAATTTCCCATAAGTATAGTAAAACTTACCATTTTCCTTAACGCGACTTACATTTTTCAAGGTATTTAACAGGTAAGAATTTGAACTCAATTTTTGGTTGCTTACCGCGACCTCTAAAGTATACGAGCCAATTCCCAAACGTTGGTTCGGCACAAATGAAATGGAAGTGGCATTTTTAAAGCCGGCATCTCTTGCGGTTTGAAGGTTATTATCGCGAACCGACGCAAGGTTGGTTACGCTGTAATAATATTTATAAAGATTATTCTCTTTAATAGGAAGAACATAATTTAAGCCTTTCATTGCCGGATCTCCGCTGTTATATTTTACAGGAGAGGACATCAGTAAAATCCGGAAATCATTTTTTAGCGGCACTTCGGCCGGTTTTTCCGCAATTTTCGGTTCGTTATAACCACCACCGTTTCGGTCTATGGCTTTTTTATAACTGATGATAGCATCGTAAATACTTTCCGCAATCTCCTCCTGCCCTTTATCTGATGCCAAATACATCGCATCATTATAGTTGCTGATGAAACCCGTCTCTATAAGCACAGAGGGCATCGCATTCAGCCTTAAAACGTGCAGGTTTTGCTGTTTTACTCCGCGGGAAAAGCGTTTGTCTTTCTTTTCAAAATTATTTTCTATAAAACTTCCGAAGAGCAGGCTGCTTTCCAGATATTTACTTTGCTGAATTTTTAGTGCGATCAGCGATTCCATCGACTTTGGATCGTAGGAAGCAAATGTCTCGCGGTCTTTTTCATCCAGATAAATTACATCATTTTCGGCTTTTGCAACCTCCAGGTTGGTTTTGTTCTGGTCCGGTCCCTGCACAAAAGTTTCGGTACCGTAGGGCGAAGTTCTTTCGTTGGCATTGCAGTGCACGGAAAGGAATAAATCTGCTTTACTGCGGTTGGCAAGTGTGGTGCGCGCGGTCAGCGAAGGATATTCGTCGATTTTTCTGGTATAAATGATCTTAAAATCTTTATTTTTTTCCAGCATTCTACCTAATTTCAATACAATCGCAAGCGTAACATCTTTCTCACGAAGTGTTCCGGTTTCACTGTAAAACCGGTTTGCGCCATGATCGCTCCCGCCGTGGCCGGCATCTAAAACTAAAGTGAATTTTTTTTGAGCTTGAGGGAGAAAAAAGAAAAAACAGAAAAATAAGGGGAAATATTTTTTAAACGAAAAACTATACGTAATCATCTGTCAATTTTAAAAATTATATTAATTTTGACGCCAACTTATATCAAGCACTTTGGTCAAAACTGGCTTCAAAAATATACTACTCTTTTTAATTATCCTAATTTTTAACAATTTTTTAGCACATCTTGGGGCTCAAAAATTAGTTGGAAATAAGGTAGTTAATGATACCATTGCCAAGCAGGACACCCTTGTTTTACCAAAAGAACAACTGGAAGCCGTGGTAAAAACCAAGGCGGACAGGATAAGAAACGACATCCCGAAAAAGATGACTTACCTGAACAAAAATGCGCAGGTAAACTATCAGGATTTAAGCATTTCTGCAGATTATATTTCAATTGACTGGAACCAGTCTTTGGTTTTCGCGCGTGGCGAAATTGATTCCTTGGGGAAAATTACAAAACCTGCTATTGCAGTGCAGGGCGGCAAAACCTACGAATACGACGAATTCACCTATAATATTAAAACGCGCCAGGCGATTGCTTTTAATGCGAGAACCGAGGAAAGTGAAGGCGTTATTGTAGCGGAAAAAACCAAAAAGTACAACGATTCGGTTTTCTTTATGCGCCGCGGGAAATATACCACCGACGAGTATTTCATCAAGAAAAAGGATACCATTGCGGACTATTATTTATTGGCGCCAAATATTAAGCTGATTAAAGGTGAAAAAAAGTCGCAGGTGATTACCGGGCCGATACAACTTTATATAGAGCAGGTTCCCACCCCGCTGATTATGCCGTTTGCCATTCTGCCTTTTTCAGATAAAAGAAGTGCCGGAATCCTGATCCCGAGTTTTGGTGAGCGTGAAGACGTTGGATTTTACCTGAATTCCCTGGGATATTATCAGCCTATTGGTGAACATTTCGATGTGAAAATTCTGGCGGATATTTACACCAAAGGAAGCTGGAATTTGCGCCCAGAGGTTAATTACAAAAAAAACTATAAATATACCGGGAATTTTTCTGCAGACATCGGTACCACGGTGCGCGGCATCAAAGGTTTAAGCGATTATTCGAAAACCGGAACGTACAGAATTGCCTGGCGGCATCAGCAGGATTCTAAAGCCAATCCTTTCCTTACTTTTTCCGCGTCGGTGGATGTTGTGAGCAGCAAATTTTACAACAATACCGTAAATAACAATTACGCTTTTAACCAAAATAACCTCAACGCACAGCAGAATTCTTCGATAAGTATCGTTAAAAGATTTTTGACGCTGCCGGTTACTATTACCGGAACTTCTTCCTATTCGCAAAATTTTTCTACCGGTTTGGCAGATCTGAAATTACCGGTTCTAAATGTGGCGATCAACCAGTTTTACCTTTTCAAACCTAAAAATGGAATCCGCCAGGGACTTTTAGAAAATATTACGGTAAATACCGGACTAAATTTAAATAATTACGTACAAACCGACGAAGGTGAACTTTTCACCAAAGCCATGTGGGAAAAAATGCAGACCGGGCTAAAGAATAATATCTCCTTAGGAACCAATACCACGCTGGCGAAATATTTTACCTTTTCCGTTTCGGCAAATATTGACAACGCGTTAACTACCAAAACTTTAACCCGAAATTATAACCCGCTCACCAATCAGGTGGTGGATGTTTTAAATAACAAAATCGCAGGATATTCTTCTTTTTCCACGAGTACCAGTCTGCAGACGGTTTTGTACGGTCAGGTAAATTTCAAAAAGACTGCTGCCATTCGGGCCATTCGTCATATGATGACGCCTCAGGTGAGTTTCAGTTATTCACCGGATTTTTCAGCACCAGGTTTCGGATATTTTAAAAATTATTACAGCGACAGAGGTGAAATGACGCCCTACTCCATTTTCGACCGTGGAATTGTGGGTTCACCAAACTCGGGGCTTGTGCAAGCTTTGAACTTTTCCATCAACAATAACCTGGAGATGAAGATTAGGTCAAAAAAGGACTCTACAGGCGTTAAAAAATTAAAAATATTTGAAAGTCTTACCTTCAACACCAGCTATAACTTTGCAGCACCGAAATATAAATGGTCCATTTTCAGCTTGAACGGACAGACCACTTTGTTTGAAAAACTAAACCTGAACACCAATCTAACTTTAGAACCTTATCAGATTATTTTTGCTCCCGGTGAAGATACGGGTATCAGAACGGAAAGATTTGGCCATTTCAGCATCCAGGGTTTTAATGCGCAACTTTCTTATCCTTTAAGCGAAGCAATTTTTGGTGAAAGAGAAGAACCTTCAAAAAAGTACAAAAAGAAGGGAGAAATCCGCAATGAAAGCTATTATTTTGATGAGGACAACTATGCACGGTTTTTACAGCCGTGGTCACTGAATATCAATGCACAATACGGTTATACGAGAAGTTTAACACGTTTCGGGAACAATGTGGCGTCGCTCGGTTTGGATGGCAGCATTCGTCTGACACCGTATTGGAACATTACCGGAAACCTGTACTACGATATCATCACCAAGGAAATTGCCAATACGCAAATTGGGTTCTCGCGTGACCAGCGAAGTTTTACCATCAATTTCAACTGGATTCCTTACGGGCAGTACAAAGTGTATGATTTCTTCATCGGAATTAAAGCCAATATTCTGCGCGACGCGCTTAAATACAAAGACCGCAGCTTTACACAACCAAACGCGCCTTTTTAATTTTAATTAATAAAACTTAAGTTTTATATTTGCCAAAAGCCTAAGAAAATGAAAACAATTATATCAACTGATAAAGCGCCTGCAGCGATTGGGCCTTATTCCCAAGCTAACTTAATAAACGGAATCCTTTATATTTCCGGGCAAATCCCTTTTAACAATGAAAGCGGCAAGATTGAAGAAGGCATAGAAAAGGCTACCCATCAGGTGATGAAAAACCTTGAGTTCATTTTAAAAGAAGCCGGGCTGAGTTTTAAAAA encodes the following:
- a CDS encoding RidA family protein, which translates into the protein MKTIISTDKAPAAIGPYSQANLINGILYISGQIPFNNESGKIEEGIEKATHQVMKNLEFILKEAGLSFKNVVKSTIFLKNMDDFAAMNEIYASYLDADNYPARETVQVSCLPRNVEIEISMIAHQY
- a CDS encoding N-acetylmuramoyl-L-alanine amidase family protein, translating into MITYSFSFKKYFPLFFCFFFFLPQAQKKFTLVLDAGHGGSDHGANRFYSETGTLREKDVTLAIVLKLGRMLEKNKDFKIIYTRKIDEYPSLTARTTLANRSKADLFLSVHCNANERTSPYGTETFVQGPDQNKTNLEVAKAENDVIYLDEKDRETFASYDPKSMESLIALKIQQSKYLESSLLFGSFIENNFEKKDKRFSRGVKQQNLHVLRLNAMPSVLIETGFISNYNDAMYLASDKGQEEIAESIYDAIISYKKAIDRNGGGYNEPKIAEKPAEVPLKNDFRILLMSSPVKYNSGDPAMKGLNYVLPIKENNLYKYYYSVTNLASVRDNNLQTARDAGFKNATSISFVPNQRLGIGSYTLEVAVSNQKLSSNSYLLNTLKNVSRVKENGKFYYTYGKFATLEEAVKTQKELEDKGVKNTTIQKLSK
- a CDS encoding YihY/virulence factor BrkB family protein, producing MKKVKFFWETLKETFTEWNNSNATSDSASLAYYAIFSIPGLLIIIIWIAGYFFGEEAIRGQIGNQISDMMGSDVAKSIEEMIASALIDRENIFMKILGIFALVYGATTIFFHLQKSLNSLWDVEAAPRKALIKFILDRANSLGMILVLGFLLMITMILSSLVSLLNNWITMRLGLETYVFMEVVNYVLGFVLVVAVFAFMFKVLPDVEISWRAVWTGAILTAILFTIGKFLLGLYFAELKPTSAFGKAGTVILIMMWINYSCMLIFFGAEFTKIYSVKKGFAITPSRHAKWSAAKLYEKEQQKEMEKLKSLQETENITA
- a CDS encoding putative LPS assembly protein LptD, with the translated sequence MVKTGFKNILLFLIILIFNNFLAHLGAQKLVGNKVVNDTIAKQDTLVLPKEQLEAVVKTKADRIRNDIPKKMTYLNKNAQVNYQDLSISADYISIDWNQSLVFARGEIDSLGKITKPAIAVQGGKTYEYDEFTYNIKTRQAIAFNARTEESEGVIVAEKTKKYNDSVFFMRRGKYTTDEYFIKKKDTIADYYLLAPNIKLIKGEKKSQVITGPIQLYIEQVPTPLIMPFAILPFSDKRSAGILIPSFGEREDVGFYLNSLGYYQPIGEHFDVKILADIYTKGSWNLRPEVNYKKNYKYTGNFSADIGTTVRGIKGLSDYSKTGTYRIAWRHQQDSKANPFLTFSASVDVVSSKFYNNTVNNNYAFNQNNLNAQQNSSISIVKRFLTLPVTITGTSSYSQNFSTGLADLKLPVLNVAINQFYLFKPKNGIRQGLLENITVNTGLNLNNYVQTDEGELFTKAMWEKMQTGLKNNISLGTNTTLAKYFTFSVSANIDNALTTKTLTRNYNPLTNQVVDVLNNKIAGYSSFSTSTSLQTVLYGQVNFKKTAAIRAIRHMMTPQVSFSYSPDFSAPGFGYFKNYYSDRGEMTPYSIFDRGIVGSPNSGLVQALNFSINNNLEMKIRSKKDSTGVKKLKIFESLTFNTSYNFAAPKYKWSIFSLNGQTTLFEKLNLNTNLTLEPYQIIFAPGEDTGIRTERFGHFSIQGFNAQLSYPLSEAIFGEREEPSKKYKKKGEIRNESYYFDEDNYARFLQPWSLNINAQYGYTRSLTRFGNNVASLGLDGSIRLTPYWNITGNLYYDIITKEIANTQIGFSRDQRSFTINFNWIPYGQYKVYDFFIGIKANILRDALKYKDRSFTQPNAPF
- the rpsT gene encoding 30S ribosomal protein S20 — its product is MANHKSALKRIRQSEKKRLRNRYYHKTARTALKVFRNEEDKAAAAAQLPSVVSLLDKLVKKNIIHKNKAANLKSKLAKHVNNLA